Proteins encoded by one window of Rutidosis leptorrhynchoides isolate AG116_Rl617_1_P2 chromosome 7, CSIRO_AGI_Rlap_v1, whole genome shotgun sequence:
- the LOC139859279 gene encoding uncharacterized protein → MSRPLFIRICQDIIDYSQEPIPDYFLYFCQRRDATELLGFNVFQKCTSAIRQSAYGTAPDAFDEYLHMGQQTSYDCLNNFCKIVFHLYANEYLRKPTPQDVQRLVTAHAEIHDFSGMLGSLDCMHWAWKNCPYRYKGHYTRGDHGYLTIMLEAVASYDLWIWHAYFGPSSSNNDINVLNQSDLFNDLLQDTAPACNFSVSGCNFNKGYYLTDEIYPEWATLVKSFKSSPTPEATKFKRFQEAARKDIERAFEVLQGRWAIIKNPSR, encoded by the coding sequence ATGAGTCGGCCACTGTTCATACGCATATGCCAAGATATAATTGATTATTCTCAAGAACCTATTCcagattattttttatatttttgtcaAAGGCGAGATGCTACCGAGTTACTTGGTTTCAATGTTTTTCAAAAATGCACATCCGCAATACGACAATCAGCGTACGGTACTGCACCTGATGCTTTTGATGAGTACTTACATATGGGTCAACAAACGTCATACGATTGTTtgaataatttttgtaaaattgtatttcATTTGTACGCTAATGAATATTTGAGAAAACCGACTCCACAAGACGTACAACGTCTTGTAACCGCGCATGCTGAAATACACGATTTTTCAGGTATGTTGGGTAGTCTAGATTGCATGCATTGGGCATGGAAAAATTGCCCATATAGATACAAAGGCCATTATACAAGAGGTGATCATGGATACCTAACTATCATGTTAGAAGCGGTTGCATCGTATGACTTATGGATTTGGCACGCttactttggtccctcaagttcaaACAACGACATCAATGTGCTTAATCAATCTGATTTATTTAACGATCTACTTCAAGACACGGCACCTGCGTGTAATTTTTCGGTTAGTGGGTGTAATTTCAATAAAGGTTATTATTTAACCGATGAGATATATCCTGAATGGGCGACTTtggttaagtctttcaaaagttcacCAACACCTGAGGCAACAAAATTTAAGAGGTTTCAAGAAGCTGCCCGAAAAGATATTGAACGGGCCTTCGAAGTGCTTCAAGGTCGTTGGGCAATAATTAAAAACCCTTCCCGATAA